The nucleotide window TTGCGCAACCGCTGGCGCCGGATGCAACTGCCCGAAGAGCTGCGCGTCGAAGTCACCCCCAAGAACATCCTGATGATCGGCCCGACCGGTGTCGGTAAAACCGAGATTGCCCGTCGCCTGGCCAAACTCGCCAACGCGCCGTTCATCAAAGTCGAAGCGACCAAATTCACCGAAGTGGGCTACGTCGGCCGCGACGTCGAATCGATCATTCGTGATCTGGCCGACGCCGCGATCAAGCTGCTGCGCGAACAGGAAATGACCAAGGTGCGCCACCGCGCCGAAGACGCCGCCGAAGAGCGCATCCTCGACGCTTTGCTGCCACCGGCACGCATGGGCTTCAGCAACGAGGATGCCGCACCGTCCCAGGATTCCAATACCCGTCAGCTGTTCCGCAAACGCCTGCGTGAAGGCCAGCTGGATGACAAGGAGATCGAAATCGAAGTGGCCGAAGTGACCGGCGTCGATATCTCCGCGCCACCGGGCATGGAAGAAATGACCAACCAGTTGCAGAGCCTGTTCGCCAACATGGGCAAGGGCAAGCGCAAAAACCGCAAGCTCAAGGTCAAGGAAGCGCTGAAACTGGTTCGCGACGAAGAAGCCGGTCGCCTGGTCAACGAAGAAGAATTGAAGGCCAAGGCCCTGGAAGCCGTCGAACAGCACGGCATCGTGTTCATCGATGAAATCGACAAGGTCGCCAAGCGTGGCAACTCCGGCGGCGTCGATGTTTCCCGTGAAGGCGTGCAGCGCGACTTGCTGCCGCTGATCGAAGGCTGCACCGTCAACACCAAGCTGGGCATGGTCAAGACCGACCACATCCTGTTCATCGCCTCCGGTGCGTTCCATCTGAGCAAGCCGAGCGATCTGGTGCCCGAGCTGCAAGGTCGCCTGCCGATTCGAGTCGAACTCAAGGCCCTGAGTCCGGAAGATTTCGAGCGCATCCTCAGCGAGCCGCATGCATCGCTCACCGAGCAGTATTGTGCATTGCTGAAAACCGAAGGCCTGCTCATCGAATTCCTGCCGGACGGCATCAAGCGTCTCGCCGAGATCGCCTGGCAGGTCAACGAGAAGACCGAAAACATCGGCGCCCGTCGCCTGCACACCCTGCTCGAGCGTCTGCTCGAAGAGGTGTCGTTCAGCGCCGGCGATCTGGCCAGCACCCACGAGGACAAGCCGATCCTGATCGACGCCGACTACGTCAACAGCCACCTGGGCGAATTGGCGCAGAACGAAGACCTGTCCCGTTATATCCTGTAGGTCTCAATCTGTGTGAGCGGGCTTCTGTGGCGAGGGAGCTTGCTCCCGCTGGGTCGCGAAGCCGCCCCAAAAGTCAGTGAATGCGGTCTACCAGACAGACCACATTCACCGAATTTACGGCTGCTGCGCAGCCGAGCGGGAGCAAGCTCCCTCGCCACAGGTCACCCGTCGACACAGGGCCTTCATACAGACGGAAGATCGGCCCCATGACGACCCAACTCCCCACCGACATCAAACTGCACAAAGCCTCGAAAACCCTGACGCTCAAATACGCGTCCGGCGAGGAATATCACCTGCCCGCCGAGTTCCTTCGCGTGCACTCTCCTTCCGCCGAGGTCCAGGGCCATGGCAAACCTATCCTGCAATTTGGCAAGATCGGCGTAGGCCTGAGCAAAGTTGAACCGGCGGGTCAGTACGCACTGAAATTGACCTTCGACGACGGCCACGACAGCGGCCTGTTCACTTGGGAATATCTGTACCAGCTGGCCGTGCGCCAAGAAGATCTCTGGAGTGATTATCTTGCGGAACTCAAAGCGGCTGGAAAGACCCGTGACCCGAATGAATCCATCGTCAAGCTGATGCTCTAGGTCAGGCCTCGGGGTATTTAGAGGGCATTTTCTAATTCCATCTGTTTGAATGCTTGGCTGCCGGGCCAACGATTGGCCCGCTTGCGAAAAAAATTAAACTCGGGTAACCAATGGAGCTGGCAAGTTCCGTGCATTTGTAGCTATGCGCAATTAACGGTCACCCGAGCAGTAGTACCTGGCGTTTGCTGTGTGACTACACAGCTGGGCTCAGGTACTCGCCTCAGGACAATGGAGCGTCGTAGATGAGTAACAAGCAAAACGATGACCTGAAATTCCAGGCTTCAGAAAATACCTTGGGACTGAATCCTGTTGTTGGGCTGCGTAGAAAGGATCTACTGGGTTCCGCTCGAATGGTGCTGACCCAGGCCATCAGGCAACCCATCCACAGTGCCAGACACGTCGCCCATTTCGGCATCGAACTCAAGAACGTGCTGCTCGGAAAATCCGAGCTCCGACCGCAAAGCGATGACCGTCGCTTCCTCGACCCGGCCTGGAGTCAGAACCCGCTCTACAAACGTTATTTGCAAACTTATCTGGCATGGCGCAAGGAACTTCACGCCTGGATCGATGACAGCAACCTCTCGCCCAAGGACGTCGCTCGCGGGCATTTCGTGGTCAATCTGATGACCGAAGCCATGGCCCCGACCAACACGGCGGCCAACCCGGCGGCAGTCAAACGCTTCTTCGAAACCGGTGGGAAAAGCCTGCTCGATGGCCTCTCCCACCTGGCCAAGGACCTGGTACACAACGGCGGCATGCCAAGCCAGGTCAACATGGGCGCATTCGAAGTCGGCAAGAGCCTGGGCGTGACCGAAGGCGCGGTGGTCTTTCGCAACGACGTGCTGGAGCTGATCCAGTACCGGCCGATCACCGAGCAAGTGCATGAGCGCCCACTGCTGGTGGTGCCGCCGCAGATCAACAAGTTCTATGTTTTCGACCTGAGCCCGGACAAGAGCCTGGCGCGTTTCTGCCTGCGCAACAACGTGCAGACGTTCATCGTCAGCTGGCGCAACCCGACCAAGGAGCAACGCGAGTGGGGTCTGTCGACCTACATCGAAGCGCTCAAGGAAGCAGTCGACGTGGTCACTGCGATCACCGGCAGTAAAGATGTGAACATGCTCGGTGCATGCTCCGGCGGCATCACCTGCACCGCCCTGCTGGGTCACTACGCAGCGATCGGCGAGAAGAAGGTCAACGCCCTGACGCTGCTGGTCAGCGTGCTCGACACCACCCTCGACAGCGACGTGGCCCTGTTCGTCGACGAGCAAACCCTCGAAGCCGCCAAGCGCCATTCCTACCAGGCCGGTGTGCTGGAAGGTCGCGACATGGCGAGAGTCTTCGCCTGGATGCGCCCCAACGACCTGATCTGGAACTACTGGGTCAACAACTACCTGTTGGGCAACGAGCCACCGGTTTTCGACATTCTGTTCTGGAACAACGACACCACCCGGTTGCCGGCGGCGTTCCACGGCGACCTGATCGAGATGTTCAAAAACAACCCATTGATCCGCCCCGATGCACTGGAAGTGTGCGGCACACCGATCGACCTCAAGCAGGTGACTGCCGACATCTTTTCCCTGGCCGGCACCAACGATCACATCACCCCGTGGAAGTCCTGCTACAAATCCGCGCAGCTGTTCGGTGGCAAGGTAGAGTTCGTGCTGTCCAGCAGCGGGCATATCCAGAGCATCCTGAACCCGCCGGGCAATCCGAAAGCGCGCTACATGACCAGCACCGAGATGCCGGTCAAGGCCGAGGACTGGATGGAAAACTCCACCAAGCACACCGACTCCTGGTGGTTGCATTGGCAGGCGTGGCAGGCCGAGCGTTCGGGCAAACTGAAGAAATCCCCCGCCAGCCTTGGCAACAAGGCCTATCCCGCAGGTGAGGCGTCGCCGGGCACTTACGTGCATGAACGTTGAGCTTCCAATAACTCGCAGTCCGCGGCACTGGGAGGTGCCGCGATCTCAATCAATCACCCTTGAGGCCAGCCTCGAATATTCTGCGACGGCCCGGGACGGCTGGATCAGCGTTTAAAACCTACAGGGCTTCGTGCATGCCGCAACCGTTCATATTTCGTACCGTCAACCTGGATGGCCAGACCCTCCGCACCGCGGTACGCCCCGGCAAGCCTCACTTGACGCCCTTGCTGATTTTCAACGGCATCGGTGCCAACCTGGAGCTGATATTTCCGTTCGTCCAGGCGCTGGATCCGGACCTGGAAGTCATCGCCTTCGACGTACCCGGTGTCGGCGGCTCATCGACTCCCAACCGCCCGTATCGATTCTCGGGTCTGGCGAAACTCACGGCGCGAATGCTCGACTATCTCGATTACGGGCAGGTCAATGTCATCGGCGTGTCGTGGGGTGGCGCTCTGGCGCAGCAATTTGCCCATGACTATCCCGAGCGCTGCAAGAAGCTGGTGCTGGCGGCCACGGCTGCCGGCGCCGTGATGGTTCCGGGCAAGCCGAAAGTGCTGTGGATGATGGCCAGCCCACGGCGCTACGTCCAGCCATCCCATGTGATCCGCATCGCACCGATGATCTATGGCGGCTCGTTCCGTCGCGATCCGACCCTGGCTGCCAGTCATGCCGCCAGGGTCCGTTCGGCAGGCAAACTCGGCTACTACTGGCAGCTGTTCGCCGGCCTCGGTTGGACCAGCATTCACTGGCTGCACAAGATCCACCAACCCACTCTGGTGCTGGCCGGCGACGACGACCCACTGATCCCGCTGATCAATATGCGCATGCTGGCCTGGCGAATTCCCAACGCCCAACTGCACATCATCGACGACGGGCATCTGTTTCTGATTACCCGGGCCGAAGCGGTGGCACCGATCATCATGAAATTTCTCGAGGAGGAACGTCAGCGCGCAGTGATGCATCCGCACCCTGCGCCATCGGGTGGTTAACCGACTCCGGCTTTTATTTATGAAAAGGGGTCGGCAGGAGGCCAGGCCGCGCAACATCCCGCAACAGCGTCTATGGTGTTTTGTTCGGCGTGTCTGTTTTTGGCCTGATGACGAAGGAGTGTTGACTCATGCGCGACAAACCAGCGAAGGGCTCTTTGCCCACTCCCGCTGCATTCATCAACGCACAGAGTGCGGTTACCGGTCTGCGCGGCCGGGACTTGCTTTCGACCATGCGCAGCCTCGCCACCCACGGCCTGCGCAACCCGGTGTATACGGCCCGGCATGCCTTGAAGCTGGGCGGCCAACTGGGCCGCGTGCTGCTGGGTGAAACCCTGCACCCGATCAACCCGCAGGACAATCGCTTTGCCGATCCGGCGTGGAGCCTCAATCCTTTTTATCGCCGCAGCTTGCAGGCTTATCTGAGCTGGCAGAAAGAGGTCAAGAACTGGATCGACGAAAGCAACCTGAGCCCGGACGATCGCGCCCGCGCCCACTTTGCCTTTACCTTGATCAACGACGCCGTGGCACCGTCCAACACCTTGCTCAATCCGCTGGCGATCAAGGAGATATTCAACTCTGGCGGCCACAGTCTGGTGCGGGGTGTCGGCCATCTTCTCGACGACCTCCTGCACAACCACGGCCTGCCCAGGCAAGTCACCAAACAAGCATTCGAGGTGGGCAAAACGGTCGCCACCACCACCGGTTCCGTGGTGTTTCGCAATGAGCTGCTGGAGCTGATCCAGTACAAGCCAATGAGCGAAAAACAGTATGCCAAGCCGTTGCTGATCGTGCCGCCACAGATCAACAAGTTCTACATTTTCGACTTGAGCCCCAACAACAGCTTCGTCCAGTTCGCCCTTAAGAACGGCTTGCAGACGTTCATTATCAGCTGGCGCAATCCCGATGTGCGTCATCGCGAATGGGGGCTGTCGTCTTACGTCGAAGCCGCCGAAGAAGCGATGAATGTGTGCCGGGCGATCACCGGCGCTCGCGAGGTCAACCTGATGGGGGCCTGCGCCGGCGGGCTGACCATCGCCGCGCTGCAAGGGCATTTGCAGGCCAAGCGGCAGCTGCGGCGGGTGTCCAGCGCGACCTACCTGGTCAGCCTGCTCGACAGTCAGATAGACAGCCCCGCAACTCTTTTCGCCGACGAGCAGACACTGGAAGCGGCCAAGCGCCGCTCGTACCAGAAGGGCGTGCTGGAAGGTCGTGACATGGCCAGGGTTTTTGCCTGGATGCGCCCCAACGATTTGATCTGGAATTACTTCGTCAATAACTACCTGCTGGGCAAGGAGCCGGCGGCGTTCGACATCCTCTACTGGAACAACGACAACACGCGCCTGCCGGCAGCGTTTCATGGTGATCTGCTGGACTTTTTCAAGCACAACCCGCTGAGTCATCCGGGCGGGCTGGAAGTGTGCGGCACACCGATTGACCTGCAGAAAGTCACCGTCGACAGTTTCAGCGTGGCCGGCATCAACGATCACATCACCCCCTGGGATGCGGTGTATCGCTCGACATTGCTGCTGGGTGGCGAACGGCGCTTCGTGCTGTCCAACAGCGGTCATGTGCAGAGCATTCTCAACCCGCCCCACAATCCGAAAGCCAACTACGTCGAGAACCCGAAAATGAGCAGCGACCCGCGAGCCTGGTATTACGATGCCAAGCGCGCCGACGGCAGTTGGTGGACGCAATGGCTGGGCTGGATTCAGGAACGCTCTGGCGCACAACGCGAAACCCTGATGACCCTCGGCAACCAGAACTACCCACCGATGGAGGCAGCACCCGGTACTTACGTGCGCGTGCGCTGACGTTCAACAAACCACGGCCGGAAATGGCCGTGGACTGACTCGACCATTAAGAAGACTGGATGAAAACCCGCGACCGGATTCTCGAATGTGCCCTGCAGTTGTTCAATCAGAAGGGTGAACCGAACGTGTCCACCATGGAAGTTGCCAACGAAATGGGCATCAGCCCGGGCAACCTCTACTACCACTTCCACGGCAAGGAACCGTTGATTCTCGGGCTATTCGAGCGCTTCCAGGCCGAACTGACGCCCTTGCTCGATCCACCGTCCGATGTGGAATTGGCACCCGATGATTACTGGCTGTTCCTGCACCTGATCATCGAACGCCTGGCCCACTACCGGTTTCTGTTCCAGGACCTGTCGAACCTTGCCGGCCGCCTGCCGAAACTGGCCAAGGGGATCCGCAACCTGCTCAATGCATTGAAGCGCACTCTGGCTTCATTGCTGGCACAGTTGAAGGCTCAGGGTCAGCTGGTCAGTGACACCCAGGCGCTGGGACAACTGGTGGAGCAAATCACCATGACGTTGCTGTTCTCGCTGGACTATCAGCGGATTCTCGACCGTGAAGGTGAAGTGCGACTGGTGGTGTATCAGATCATGATGCTGGTGGCGCCGCACTTGCTGCCACCGGTGAAAGTCGCGACCGAGCGGTTGGCGTTGCAGTACCTGGAGGAGCACGACTAACCCTGTGGGAGCGGGCTTGCTCGCTCCCACATTGGATCAGTGGTGTTCTTTAGAATGTGTGTGCAAACAAAAACGCCCGACCTTTACAGGCCGGGCGCTTTTTTGAGTCCTGAAAATCAGGACTGACTGGTTGGCGCCGGAGCCGGCGCGGCAGTCGGGGTTACAGCAAGGGTCGGCGCAGTGCCGGAGTTTGCCGTACTGACCGGGGTTGCCGGCTTGGCGGCAGCCGCTGCCGGTTTCGGTGCAGCCACTTTCGGGGCTGCCGGCTTTTTCACTGCAGGCTTCTTCGCAGCAGCGGGTTTAGCCGCTGCGGTTTTAGCTGCAGGTTTGGCCGCCGGTTTAGCAGCAGGTTTAGCGGCCGCTTTGGCTGCAGGTTTCGCCGCGGCAGTTTTGGTCGCCGGTTTAGCGGCAGCCTTGGCCAATGGTTTGGCAGCGCTTTTGGCTGCAGGTTTGGCCGCCGCGGTTTTCGCCGCAACAGGCGCAACCTTGGCACCGGTGAGTTTTTCGATTTGCTTGGTCAACGTATCGACCTTGCTGTGCAGTGCTTTGACTTCATTGCGGCTCGGTACACCCAGGCGCGAAATGGCACTGTTCAGGCGCTTGTCAAAAGCCCCTTCCAGCTCATCCCACTTGCCCAGTGCGCGATCTTTCACGCCGCTGATGCGCGACTTGGCCGACGAAGCGGAGTCCTTGGCGGCATCGACTTTCTTGCCGACAGCACTCTTGGTGAGCTTCTCGGCCTTCTCGCCGTCCTTAACCAATGCATCGAAGAGCTTGCTACCGTCAGTGTCGATCTTCGAGTACACGCCTAAACCAGCCAGCCAGATCTTGCGGGAGTAGTCTTCGACCTTCCCGATCCACGAGCTGCCTTCTTTTTCAGTATTCTTTTTGCCAGCCATCCCGTTCTCCTTAAGATTTACGCGCGACACGTTCGAGCAATGCTGTCAGCTCATCGAGCTTAGCAGAGAGTGTCTCAACGTCATGTTTAGACGGAATGCCGATACGATTCAAGGCACTTGCGATGCGCGTATCGAAAGCCTTCTCGACTTTGTCGAGTTGAAGTTCAACTTTGCCTTTGAAAGTGCTCACTTCACTCTTGGCTTCATCGATCTCGGCATTGGCCGCTTCAAGCTTCTCAGTGACGACTTTTTTGCCTTTCTTTTCAACAGCTTGACCAGCCTTGATCAACTCTTGAACGTACTCGCTACCCTCTTGACCGACCTTGGTGTAAGCACCCAGGCCTGCCAGCCAGATCTTGCGGGCATACGATTTGACGTCGCTCGGAGCGTTAGTCTCGACGTCGACTTTTTTCTTCAAAATAACTTTGGCCATGGTGCACCTCACGCGCAGAAGGGTTGAGGAACTGCCCGCAAAGAGTCGGGCTCAGGCACAAAGTAGTGAGAATAATTAGAAACGGCACCCTAACAAGTGACATAAACCTTTGGGCACACCACAAACAAATGTGGGAGCGAGCCTGCTCGCGAAGAGGCAGGCACATTCAACATTGATGTCGACTGAAAGACCGCTTTCGCGAGCAGGCTCGCTCCCACAGGGATCGCATTTCGCAGAAAGAAGTGGATCAGGTCAGTGCTTTATCGAGAGCCCTTTCGATTTCCGATTTGATGGTGCCGCTCATGGCGGACATCAACAGGCCCAGTTCAACGTCGACCCTGATCGAGTCCTCGCCCACATGCACCGCGCCTTTCACACCGGAACGTCTGAGGTTCAGGGTGTCGCCGGACCACTGTGGCTCCAGGCCATATTGATCGGACAGTTTCTGCGCCAACTTGTCGGCCTTCTCGCGGGCCGCTTCCTTACCCAGGCCGTGGGCACGCTCAACACTAATACGGGCCATCGAATGACTCCTGCTTTATGAATACTTCCTGAAGCATCTTGACCGGTGCTGCGTCAAAACGTCCCGGTGGTTGCCTATCTTACCTTCAGCCTTGCCAAGACAAAGCAGGCCACCGGGATTAGAATGTCCCGCATTCTCTTTTGGTGACAGCGATATGACTGATCAGCGCAAAGGCAGCGATGCCGAACCCACCACTCACTTCGGCTTCAAAAACGTTCCGGAAAGCCAGAAAGCGGAAAAAGTCGCTGAGGTTTTTCACTCGGTAGCCGCCAAGTACGACCTGATGAACGACCTCCTGTCGGGCGGCATGCACCGTCTGTGGAAGCGTTTCGCGATCGAACTGTCGGGCGTGCGCCAGGGTAACCGCGTACTGGACATCGCCGGTGGCACTGGTGACCTGACCAAAAAGTTCTCGCACCTCGTTGGCCCGACTGGCCAGGTCGTTCTGGCCGACATCAACGAATCCATGCTCAGGGTCGGTCGTGACCGCCTGCTGGATCTGGGTGTGTCCGGCAACGTCGAATTCGTCCAGGCCGATGCTGAAAAGCTGCCGTTCCCGGACAACCACTTCGACTGCGTGACTATCGCTTTCGGCCTGCGCAACGTGACGCATAAAGAAGACGCCCTGCGCTCGATGCTGCGCGTGCTGAAACCGGGCGGCCGTTTGCTGGTGCTGGAATTCTCCAAACCGACCAACGCGCTGATGTCCAAAGCCTACGACGCCTATTCGTTCGCCTTCATGCCGCTGATGGGCAAGCTGATCACCAATGATTCGGAAAGCTATCGCTACCTGGCCGAATCGATCCGCATGCACCCGAACCAGGAAACCCTGAAGTCGATGATGGTCGAGGCCGGTTTCGACCGCGTGACTTACCACAACATGACCGCAGGCATCGTCGCCCTGCACCGCGGCATCAAGCCCTGATGTTGCAGGCCGGCCTGCTCGCCAGCGTTGAACTCGGTTTGAACCGGGTGCTGCGTCTCGACAGCACGGCACTGCCGCGGCTGGCGCATTTGAGTGGCAAGGTGATTGCCGTCGACTGCCGCAGCCCGACGTTGCAACTGTTCATCCTGCCCAGCGATGAAGGCCTGATGCTGGCGTCCCACTGGGAAACCGGCGCCGACTGCACCTTGCGCGCACCGGCCTCAAGCCTGCTGAAGCTGGCGACGAGCAAAGACAAGACGTCGGTCCTGCATACCCCGGAAGTCGAACTCGACGGCGACAGCGGCGTGCTGCTGGAACTGGCGGCGATCCTTCAGGACCTCGAGCTGGACTGGGAGTACGAACTCTCACGCTGGCTGGGTCCGGTGGCCACGCAACTGGTCGGCGGTCATCTACGCAGTCGCGCCCGCTGGTATCAACAAGGGTTCGCCAGCCTGAACCAGAACCTGGGCGAATACCTGGCCGAAGAATCGCGCGCCCTCGTCGGTCAGCGCGAAGCCGAAGCCCGTTTCAGTGAACTGGACCAGATCAAGCTCGATCTTGAACGACTCGAGGCGCGTTTCGAGCGCCTTTCCCGATCCCTCGACCCAAGCGATAACGCATGAAGCTGCTTGCCGTCCGCCGTTTGTTGCGCATCCAGCGCGTCGTGATCCGCTACCGCCTCGATGACCTGCTGTTCGCCCTGCCGCTGCCCTGGTTTCTGCTGGCGCTGCGCTATGCCTTGCCGTGGCGCTGGTTCCCGCGCAAGCCGCTGGACCTGAGCCGTGGCTCGCGACTGCGCCTGGCCTTGCAGGACCTGGGGCCGATTTTCATCAAGTTCGGCCAGATCCTCTCGACGCGCCGCGACCTGCTGCCCGAAGACATCGCCGATGAGCTGATGATGTTGCAGGACCGCGTGCCGCCGTTCGACTCGCAAGTGTCGGTCCGGCTGATCGAAGAGCAGCTCGGCAAAAAGATCAGCGAAGTTTTCTCCCGCTTCGACGTCGAACCGCTGGCCTCGGCCTCGGTGGCGCAAGTGCATGCCGCACAGTTGAAAACCGGTGAAGAAGTCGTCGTCAAAGTGATCCGCCCGGGCCTGAAACCGATCATTGCTCAGGATCTGGCATGGCTGTTTATCCTCGCCCGAGCAGCGGAAAAGCTCTCCGCCGACGCCCGCCTGCTGCACCCGGTGGACGTGGTCAGCGACTACGAAAAAACCATCTACGATGAACTCGACCTGCTGCGCGAGGCGGCCAACGCCAGTCAGTTGAAGCGTAACTTCGACGGTTCGCCGCTGCTTTATGTGCCGCAAGTCTATTGGGACTGGTGCCGGCCGAAAGTGCTGGTGATGGAGCGCATCTACGGGATTCAGGTCACCGACCTCGCGACCCTGGCCGACCAGCGCACCGACATGAAAATGCTCGCCGAGCGTGGCGTGGAGATCTTCTTCACCCAGGTGTTCCGCGACAGTTTCTTCCACGCCGACATGCACCCCGGCAACATCTTCGTCAGCACCGTGCAGCCATGGAGCCCGCAGTACATCGCCATCGACTGCGGCATCGTCGGCAGCCTGACCCCGGAAGACCAGGACTATCTGGCACGCAACCTGTTCGCGTTCTTCAAGCGTGATTACCGTCGCGTTGCGCAGTTGCACATCGATTCGGGCTGGGTGCCGGCGGAAACCAAACTCAACGAATTCGAAGCGGCGATCCGCACGGTGTGCGAGCCGATTTTCGAAAAACCGTTAAAAGATATTTCCTTCGGTCAGGTGCTGATGCGCCTGTTCCAGACCGCCCGCCGCTTCAACATGGAAGTGCAACCGCAGTTGGTATTGCTGCAAAAAACCCTGTTGAACATTGAAGGCCTGGGTCGTCAGCTGTACCCGGACCTCGATCTGTGGAACACCGCCCAGCCGTTCCTCGAACGCTGGATGCGCGAGCGCGTCAGCCCCAAAGCCTTGATCGGCAATGTGCAGAGCCAGTTCGAGCAGATCCCGCACCTGGCCAACATGGCCCGCGACCTGCTCGAGCGCATGTCCCAACCCCACGCCAACGCCCCGCCCCCCCCTTGGCACAAGCGCAAGGACGACTGGTTCCTGCGCCTGCTCGGCACCGCTCACCTGGCGGGTGGCACGATACTCGCAGCCGGTGGCCCGTTGCACGAACTGGGGCATTGGCCCGCCGGAATCATGGTGGCGGTCGGTTTGTATCTGGTCGTTCGCCGATAGCCAGAGCCCCCCCACGCTGGCACACTGTTTCAACGCCTGGGCTTAGCTATTGAAGTAGAGCCCGCTGTCGGAGTCGAAGATGAAAAACTGGCTGGACGAGATCAAGTGGGACGCCGATGGCCTGGTGCCGGCGATTGCCCAGGATCACAAGACCGGACGCGTCCTGATGATGGCCTGGATGAACCGCGAAGCACTGCAATTGACCGCCGCCGAGAACCGTGCCATTTACTGGTCACGTTCCCGTGGCAAGCTGTGGCGCAAGGGCGAAGAGTCCGGCCATGTTCAAACCCTGCATGAGATGCGCCTGGACTGTGACGCTGACGTGATCATCCTGATGGTCGAGCAGATCGGCGACATCGCCTGCCATACCGGCCGTCAGAGCTGCTTCTACCGCGTCTTCGAGAACGGCGACTGGAAAACCGTCGACCCGGTTCTGAAAGACCCGCACGCTATCTACTCCGCAGGACATACCCATGAGTGACACCCTGACCCGTCTGGCCCAGGTGCTGGAAGAGCGCAAAGGCGCCGCCGCCGACAGCTCGTATGTTGCCAGCCTGTACCACAAAGGCTTGAACAAGATTCTGGAAAAAGTCGGCGAAGAGTCGGTCGAAACCATCATTGCCGCCAAGGATGCCGCCATCAGCGGCGACTGCAGCGATGTGATCTACGAGACCGCCGATTTGTGGTTCCACAGCATGGTCATGCTCGCCCAACTGGGGCAGCATCCACAGGCTGTGCTCGATGAACTGGACCGTCGCTTCGGTCTGTCCGGACACGCCGAGAAAGCCTCTCGCCCGTCCGCCTGAACAACTATTTAGAGAGGAACGCAACATGGGCATTTTTGACTGGAAACACTGGGTCGTCATCCTGGTTGTCGTGGTGCTGGTGTTCGGCACCAAGAAACTGAAAAACCTCGGCACTGACGTCGGCGAGTCGATCAAGGGCTTTCGTAAAGCCATGAACGACGACGAGAAACCGGC belongs to Pseudomonas sp. B21-015 and includes:
- the hslU gene encoding ATP-dependent protease ATPase subunit HslU, which codes for MPMTPREIVHELNRHIIGQDDAKRAVAIALRNRWRRMQLPEELRVEVTPKNILMIGPTGVGKTEIARRLAKLANAPFIKVEATKFTEVGYVGRDVESIIRDLADAAIKLLREQEMTKVRHRAEDAAEERILDALLPPARMGFSNEDAAPSQDSNTRQLFRKRLREGQLDDKEIEIEVAEVTGVDISAPPGMEEMTNQLQSLFANMGKGKRKNRKLKVKEALKLVRDEEAGRLVNEEELKAKALEAVEQHGIVFIDEIDKVAKRGNSGGVDVSREGVQRDLLPLIEGCTVNTKLGMVKTDHILFIASGAFHLSKPSDLVPELQGRLPIRVELKALSPEDFERILSEPHASLTEQYCALLKTEGLLIEFLPDGIKRLAEIAWQVNEKTENIGARRLHTLLERLLEEVSFSAGDLASTHEDKPILIDADYVNSHLGELAQNEDLSRYIL
- a CDS encoding DUF971 domain-containing protein, giving the protein MTTQLPTDIKLHKASKTLTLKYASGEEYHLPAEFLRVHSPSAEVQGHGKPILQFGKIGVGLSKVEPAGQYALKLTFDDGHDSGLFTWEYLYQLAVRQEDLWSDYLAELKAAGKTRDPNESIVKLML
- the phaC gene encoding class II poly(R)-hydroxyalkanoic acid synthase, with the protein product MSNKQNDDLKFQASENTLGLNPVVGLRRKDLLGSARMVLTQAIRQPIHSARHVAHFGIELKNVLLGKSELRPQSDDRRFLDPAWSQNPLYKRYLQTYLAWRKELHAWIDDSNLSPKDVARGHFVVNLMTEAMAPTNTAANPAAVKRFFETGGKSLLDGLSHLAKDLVHNGGMPSQVNMGAFEVGKSLGVTEGAVVFRNDVLELIQYRPITEQVHERPLLVVPPQINKFYVFDLSPDKSLARFCLRNNVQTFIVSWRNPTKEQREWGLSTYIEALKEAVDVVTAITGSKDVNMLGACSGGITCTALLGHYAAIGEKKVNALTLLVSVLDTTLDSDVALFVDEQTLEAAKRHSYQAGVLEGRDMARVFAWMRPNDLIWNYWVNNYLLGNEPPVFDILFWNNDTTRLPAAFHGDLIEMFKNNPLIRPDALEVCGTPIDLKQVTADIFSLAGTNDHITPWKSCYKSAQLFGGKVEFVLSSSGHIQSILNPPGNPKARYMTSTEMPVKAEDWMENSTKHTDSWWLHWQAWQAERSGKLKKSPASLGNKAYPAGEASPGTYVHER
- the phaZ gene encoding poly(3-hydroxyalkanoate) depolymerase; the protein is MPQPFIFRTVNLDGQTLRTAVRPGKPHLTPLLIFNGIGANLELIFPFVQALDPDLEVIAFDVPGVGGSSTPNRPYRFSGLAKLTARMLDYLDYGQVNVIGVSWGGALAQQFAHDYPERCKKLVLAATAAGAVMVPGKPKVLWMMASPRRYVQPSHVIRIAPMIYGGSFRRDPTLAASHAARVRSAGKLGYYWQLFAGLGWTSIHWLHKIHQPTLVLAGDDDPLIPLINMRMLAWRIPNAQLHIIDDGHLFLITRAEAVAPIIMKFLEEERQRAVMHPHPAPSGG
- the phaC gene encoding class II poly(R)-hydroxyalkanoic acid synthase; protein product: MRDKPAKGSLPTPAAFINAQSAVTGLRGRDLLSTMRSLATHGLRNPVYTARHALKLGGQLGRVLLGETLHPINPQDNRFADPAWSLNPFYRRSLQAYLSWQKEVKNWIDESNLSPDDRARAHFAFTLINDAVAPSNTLLNPLAIKEIFNSGGHSLVRGVGHLLDDLLHNHGLPRQVTKQAFEVGKTVATTTGSVVFRNELLELIQYKPMSEKQYAKPLLIVPPQINKFYIFDLSPNNSFVQFALKNGLQTFIISWRNPDVRHREWGLSSYVEAAEEAMNVCRAITGAREVNLMGACAGGLTIAALQGHLQAKRQLRRVSSATYLVSLLDSQIDSPATLFADEQTLEAAKRRSYQKGVLEGRDMARVFAWMRPNDLIWNYFVNNYLLGKEPAAFDILYWNNDNTRLPAAFHGDLLDFFKHNPLSHPGGLEVCGTPIDLQKVTVDSFSVAGINDHITPWDAVYRSTLLLGGERRFVLSNSGHVQSILNPPHNPKANYVENPKMSSDPRAWYYDAKRADGSWWTQWLGWIQERSGAQRETLMTLGNQNYPPMEAAPGTYVRVR
- a CDS encoding TetR/AcrR family transcriptional regulator; translation: MKTRDRILECALQLFNQKGEPNVSTMEVANEMGISPGNLYYHFHGKEPLILGLFERFQAELTPLLDPPSDVELAPDDYWLFLHLIIERLAHYRFLFQDLSNLAGRLPKLAKGIRNLLNALKRTLASLLAQLKAQGQLVSDTQALGQLVEQITMTLLFSLDYQRILDREGEVRLVVYQIMMLVAPHLLPPVKVATERLALQYLEEHD
- a CDS encoding phasin family protein; this encodes MAGKKNTEKEGSSWIGKVEDYSRKIWLAGLGVYSKIDTDGSKLFDALVKDGEKAEKLTKSAVGKKVDAAKDSASSAKSRISGVKDRALGKWDELEGAFDKRLNSAISRLGVPSRNEVKALHSKVDTLTKQIEKLTGAKVAPVAAKTAAAKPAAKSAAKPLAKAAAKPATKTAAAKPAAKAAAKPAAKPAAKPAAKTAAAKPAAAKKPAVKKPAAPKVAAPKPAAAAAKPATPVSTANSGTAPTLAVTPTAAPAPAPTSQS